From the Phoenix dactylifera cultivar Barhee BC4 chromosome 10, palm_55x_up_171113_PBpolish2nd_filt_p, whole genome shotgun sequence genome, one window contains:
- the LOC120112262 gene encoding uncharacterized protein LOC120112262 yields the protein MIELIKCLNTLRFLLHDQLGKDAIFSLRESYRPFLTHYRMTKPAVNYHRLLGLLQTFEKDHQLQKESMHVVGGSSEGRRPFKKGKKKKNKNNKAKTSKQSQTKKKADQSQAKYFYYKKQEHWKRNYPQYIASLDPNRPSKRKELSVADQGSSGQ from the exons atgattgagttaattAAGTGCCTAAATACTCTTAGATTTCTCCTGCACGATCAACTGGGAAAGGATGCGATTTTTTCCCTCCGAGAATCTTACCGCCCGTTCCTtactcattatagaatgacaaaGCCTGCAGTTAATTACCATAGATTGCTGGGATTACTGCAAACCTTTGAGAAGGACCACCAGCTCCAAAAAGAGTCGATGCATGTGGTGGGAGGATCATCGGAAGGGCGTcgtccctttaagaaaggaaagaagaagaaaaataagaacaataaaGCTAAGACATCTAAACAGAGTCAGACCAAGAAGAAAGCTGACCAGAGTCAAGCAAAATATTTCTATTACAAGAAGCAGGAgcattggaagagaaactaTCCTCAGTACATTGCCTCACTTGATCCGAACAGACCTAGCAAGAGAAAAGAGCTATcggttgctgatcaag ggagttcaggtcagtga